A window of Castanea sativa cultivar Marrone di Chiusa Pesio chromosome 8, ASM4071231v1 genomic DNA:
GAAAAATGAAACAAAGCTTAAATGAATATAAAATGTTCCAAACCCAGATGGAATTCAGTCACTTAAGAAAGTGGAACCTAGCTTTGAAGTAATTAGTAATCTATATGAACATAGAATTTCACAAATCACATGATATTGTGACATTGAATTTGTGCTCAGCTTAAGTTAGTGATCACTCTAATACAACATAGATTGAACATGTAAGGGGGTTAAAATCGATCTGGTCACAATTTAGGTTGCAACAAGGGAaaagatttatgaaaaattatgagacttgaaataagaaaaaaaagagaggatttGAACATGCATTTTGATATACAAATCGCATTAGGGACACACAATACATTAAATATCTGAAGTAGTAAATTATGGATAGGTGAAAGAAGAGGACTCCATACCTGTGAAAAGAAAGAATCTACACACTCCTTTTGAGCAATGGCAAAGACCTGTTGCACAAGTCTACATAATGTGAAACCACAACTGTTTATATTTTTACAACAGCTAAAAAGGGCTTTGATTATTGAAAGAGAAAGGGGGGAGCTTTAAGGACACCACATACATGTCACCCCCACTTCTCTTTGAAAAGTCTCTATCTCTATCCCtcaaggggagagagagagagcaatcaAAATAATAAGCATAAATTTACTTGCATATACATAAGGGGGTAAACTTTAAATCAGCATCATGACTACCAGTCGCTagtaatatcaattttttttttttggggggggggggggggggattatttttttccccatctCAAATAGAGAGAATATTCGAAATAGTGACTTCGCTTCATGTGGCGTAGTCCCTAGTCACGTAGATAAGAATTAAGAATAATATATGGAAGATTAATGGGAATTTGAAATGCAGTTTGAACAAAGAGATACTTCTAGTTACACTCCAATAGCAAATGCACACAATGGCAGAATTCATATTTCTATAATGGTTTTGAGCATAACCAGAATTTGATAGTACTTAGTTCTTAGATCCTTGTATTATTGGACAAATGTTGTAAGCAGTGTCCATTTAATTCTTTCTCAGATTGTAACATCTAGGAGAAGTCATTGTATACCCTATTCTCCATTAATTCTCCTAGTTTATTTTAAGAGATATTTACTGCTAATCCAcagaaaaatagtaaataaaaaatatatatatatatatatttatttatttatttacgtGACTTTGTAAGAAAACAGTTGATAACTGctactccccccccccccccctctcctcCTCTAATTTAGGTAACATGGGAGGATTTTGGAGGCCCAAATTGAATAAGAAACCTCAAATAGTCTACCAGAAATAGTTTTAACAGCTATCAAAACTCAGCAttcccaaaagaaaaatctaaacaaatttTTCCAGATAAAATGTCTAGATTATCTTACGTACATTAGGTGTCCAATGAACTCCTGCACGTAGTGATCCCAAAACCTCGCCTTCCTTCACAATCCCATTAAATAGGGATTGGAAAAATGAACCGTCAATGGCCACACCACTGGCTCCATCCATTTCATGCAGTTGTTGTTGTAGTGAGCTCCACAACGCAGACAAATTAGTTGGGACTGTAATACCCCTTGCAGAGCCACGAACCATGGCGCTAACACGAGCAACATATGCAGGCGTATACAATTGCCCACCTTCAAGCCTACCTTTCACCTAAAATCCAAATACATGTTCAATCcaacataattaattttttctttctttctttacacATTCTAAAATCACATGAAATTTAGCAAAAACAAGTTTACCAAAGTCCCAAGGCGCGGCTCCAACACAGAGGTGACCATTTCCGAACCAACATTTAACTGTGTGGCAATCTCTGCCAAAGCAATTTGACTACATTCTTGAAGCCTATCGTTGATTTCTTCAGCCATAGAGTCCCAGTAAGATTGTGATATTATCTCTCCTTGAAATAACATAAGCCCCGGATCATCAGAAACAACATGTTGAGCTTGACTCTCAACGTAATACAAATCAACACCTGTAGTGTCCGCAAGATCAATCAGAGAAACACGCCCTAATTTCTTGATCTCCACCACCATTTCATGCCTCAGTTGCTCCTAATTGATACCATAACATACTATCATCAAATTTCAACAAAAGAAATCACATGGACATAAATATTAACAACCCTCATACTCATACATTATCAGAGaggaattcaaagtttcaaacccTAATGCTCTGTTTGGTAACTGAGAATATGTAAGAAACTAAATAATAACAATCAAATATCGAATCAGTCCGTATCCATTATCAGACTACAGCTATTAAATGAACCGGTTGCACAGcctaaaattaattgattatagGTTTTCCTCTGTTGCATAGAGccatatgtatatatgtatatcataaaacaaacaaacgagttgttttattttcatttctgTAATTTTCCCGAGAAACAAACAGAACGTAAGcgaaaattgagagagagagagagagaggtacagGAGTGATGTATTCTTTGCCAGAGACGGTGTGGAGAAGATCGAAATCGATGATGTGGAGCTCGTGAAGTTTTTGGACCAATTCGACGACGTTTCGCTCCGATAATCGAATGCTCGATTTCGCTTGCTGTGCGCTCTCGAACTGTCTCTGCAATTCCAGCAATTCGTCAtccatttttgttgttgttgttgttgctatgatCACTCTCACCCCGCGATCACACagagacttgagagagagatttatttaattattattattattattgcttttCCTTATATAACGGTGTGAACGTTTCGACCAAGataagagagtgagagaaatcTAATGGGCTTCGTTGTTATGTTTTGGGTTTGGCTTCGAAAAATTAGCCTATCCCAATAACTTttaccagatttttttttcttgatctctGTTGGTGCTTTTTATGTTGATGGGCTAAGGCCCGTTCTTCTGGGCTGAGGCCTGTTCTGCTGTGGGTTAGAGAGTTGGGCCTAGCCCGCTACTCTAGCAAGACATTGCTAAGGGCCAGTTTTTGCACAAGCTCAGCATCCAAAATAAAGACTAAAAGCGTTAACAAATGTATGCATATTAGCCCGCAAATGTTAGTACATGCTTTATATATTGAAGGGCAAATATCTTATAGCAGGAAGATTAGTTACATCAGGAAGGTTAGTCAGGGAAGAAATTAACATAACCAGCAGAATGCAAAATAATATGGCAAAATGTAAAATAACAAATTCTTCTGCAAGAAGTGAACCAAAGAGATCTTGAACTCCAACTTGGATAACCTTTCTATTGGGCTAAACCATCAAAATTATGCATTTTGGGAAATGGCGTTTGATGGCTACTTGTTATCTTGTTGGAATTTCAAAAAGTGGGTTTGCTGTAAGAGGGAGGAAAAGATGATCTATTGATGCATGCTGTTCTGCcgtgttcactctcttttctttcacttctctctttcttttttctccgtTATTTCTCTTTCAactctctctgtttctttctcttaGTCACTATCCCCCTTCTATTCATGGCTACTATTCCTATTTATACTAGATTAAGTCTATGAGATTTCTCTATTTCATTCTCATTGCTCACCAACCATTTTTGTCTGCTGTGAGCACCCTTTCAGAGTTTCCCACCAGCTTGCTAGCCGCTCAACCTCCACTACACCTGGGCATGCTCagtactttctctctctcccactacTTATTTCATGACAAATCCTTGTTTGTTTAGTTCTGCTGTAGGTCTATCTCGCTCTCATTCCGACAAGCAAAACTTTGAGTTTCTCTTTACCTATTTCTATGCATGCATCAAGTGGTCCCAACCATTAACTACCTATTTTGGAAAAAGATGCCTTCCCATCAGAGCACCTTTCAAAAGAGGCATTGGTTGGATACCAGAAACATACCATTTTCCCCCTCCACCAAACCACACCTTTTGCAAATCCCTTAACCGTGGGTTCATCTCCCTTACATTGGTTGGATATAAGTTGGTGGTGCTCTGGCTAAAATGTGGTTGTCCTATTACTTCCtattttgtcttctttctttccCATGCCATTCTTGCCACTGATGTATGACCTTGTCTCATTTGCACCCGCATTCTTTCTACCCGTGTTTATCTTTTATGGGAGATGGCATGGGCTTGCCTCACTTTtgcctcttcttgagcccgtgaGTCTGTCTGTTGCTACTTTTTGCCAGGCTGGCCTATCGggcttatttctctttttttctttaggcCTTTTCAACCCTTTGTTTATGTAGTTACTCACTAATCTTTTATTATATCCCTTTTTTCACTTGTTATTAGGCTTTTCTATTGTTgggctttctttttctttttctttttcttttttatatcaaaaatgGGCACCAACAAACTCTAAAATATTCAATCATATGGTTTATTTATAAGagtctataacattttcacaacaaatcctaagtataaagttgttattggttctaattttaatttatcactaaaattactttttcacttaccagtaacaattttttttttttagaagaaacaTCGTATAACAACCTattacttaagatttgttatgaaaatattgttaataaaatatttctcattATTTATCTAAATGACTTATTGGCAATACACTTTCTTGTGCATAGTTATAGCTATCAAGGTTAGATTATAAAGTCTAATTGGAAAATTTAAGATGCAACCTAATGAATtgtaccttaatttttttaaaaaaaattccttttacctttttttcatAAACGGtgtcaatatcttttttttccaCTTCAAATCaccagtgtgtgtttgtgtgtgtttttcttctCGGGTTCGCTTAAAAGCAGGTAATAATGGAAGAAAATAAGGAAGTAAAACTGAATTTAAGCTTGCCATAAGCTAAAATAAGAATTAATCAAGCTTCGGGGTTGGATTGAATAATATTTTGATGTAGTTTTAATATCCATATAATTTGGATATTGGATCATGTGTCTTCTTGAGAAATCTTAcctttgaataaataaaaagcaataaTCTAAGAAGATTGAGTATAACTATACATAAAAACTACAATGGGAATTGTGTTTTGCTTTTATCTAATGTTTTTATTAGGTCTCGTATAAAAAAGTACTTATAAGACATTTCTCTCACAAGACGTGACATTTAcatttaattcataaaaaaaaaacgacaTCCGCGTTTGTGGGATCCACTcatattaagagagagagagacgtctCCTAAGGGTATGTGTGTCAAATCCACCATGTTCATGACAtgattttagtgtttttttttttttttacaagatagaattctactttagtCTAATGTAactgtatatgtgtatgaaactccatcctgaagacttgaaccctcAGCCCTTGCTCCCtacaccctacaagcatttatacttatagagtgaccaccgcTCCAAAGCCGGCGGGAATGATTTTAGTGTAATTCTGAAACTATGGCAAATCACAACTGCATTTAATGTAGTTAGACCTTTCCTACATTGAATCTGTTCACATTTCCTCCCTATTCCAAAAGAAAGGTCAAAAAGCGGAAAAAGCATAAATCTTAGTTGTCAGTTgtcttcttatcaaaaaaaaaaaaggttgtcaATTGTCATATTTTGGGATCATCCTTAGCAACATCTATCGTGTAGTACATTTAACGTAATATTGCTGCCCTAGCTTGAATTTATTTACCAGTTAGGTGCAACAATTTATTGTTGCCTTGCCTATAAGCTACGTATGAGATTGGATTTAACTGTGAGATTTTTTCATGGCAATTAATTAAAGCCCACATTTTAGAGTTTACTCAACTACTACAATTTAATTGAACACATTATAGAAGCATAGAGAGATCTCACTAAACTGATATTGTAATGAGTAAtcttttttgaagagaaaaaagtaTGATCAACTCTTCAAGAAATATACATTTTAGATGTCAACTTATATATAAGCATAGAGATCTCGTACGCCGAATGCTAAAAACTTATCTGGCGTAGGGAGTGTCTCAAATTGCATACATTTTCTTGTACTCACTGTTGATGATCTCAGAGTCTGACATCACAGACAGTGACAAGGATCTTGATCCACTGCCAAGTGATGATCTTCTTCGAATGTTCCTCATATTGGAGGCCTCAATCCGATGCCTAATGACCCAATAACACATAGTACCCAAAGTAGTGGCCATTATGGTTGTTCCTATAATTGTTACTCCAATTGCCAGCCACCTTTCACTCTCACCCACCACAACAAATGACAGAGCCAAGAATGCCACTGAAACAAGTGCACAAGCCAACCACATTAGCTTGTTGATAACTGCCATCATTTGCTTCTTTGCCTTGCTTTCTATGACTACCACTGAGGTCTGCACCACCACAACTGCCAGAGAAATAAAGAGTGCAATGGAATCAAAGATGATGAAAATTATAAATGGCACTTGAGGTGCAATATTTGCTTCCCCGAGGGAGACTCCAGGAGGAATGTTTTCTGGGTCGTCAACATATTGTCCAGGGACTGTGAAGATGGCTGCAAATGCAACTGTGGCAATGAGGACAGCTACAACAGTTGTGGAGTTGATTGCATTGTTGAGACCTTCTGTGTGCATTTTGTTGATACGTTGGGCAATGCCTCGAACACGTTTTCTGGTCTGCCGGGTCTGATCTAGCTGGTCATGGACTTCATGCTTTATATCACTTACTGTTTGTTTCAACTCACGGGCAGTGCTTGGTGCTTGAGGCCTGAGGTTTTTGGCGCTCTGAACCCCATAATCCTGAAGAAGGGCTGCAACATCAGCTTGGCCAGTTTTCTCTGCAGTGTCAGTGGCAGTTTCGCCAGTCCTGTTAACGGCTTTTGTGTCTGTCTCATTGTGTTCGAGAAGCATCTTCACAATCTGCACAAATAGATACTTAAACTATGTCAACTTCTTCCTTTCAGCTGATTCTATTAAGAAAAGTATGACGGCGAAATTTCTGCAAtattaaaaatacatttgatCAATCATGAAGGTGTGGTTAAACTTAAATAGTTGCAGATGAATCATAGCCCTGAAAAAAGGTGCATTTGTGGGATAGCAAAATTGTTTGAAGTATTGCAAGTGGCCAGTCAGTCTACTATCTTGTGCTTGGTGACAGAACCAGGGGGTGTTCTGAAAATGTAACTTCTCCGCTAGAAAATTTGGTTATTAGTCATTGTTTGACCAAGCTATTTGGAAAACTAGAGTTGAAAAATTAATCCAGAAAGAAAGTTATAACGCCATTCATGTTCTGAAGTATCATTCTCCATGGTGGCACTGGCATCAAAGGAGAACAATTATGATCAATAAAAGATGAAAACATAACTGcctttaacaaatgaaaaaataatgttCAAAAGCATGTGCATTTATACAAACTACAACACTAAAGAACCAGAGGGCTGTGAGTGACAAAAACAAAGGTTTCTCATCCCAGACTAAAACAGATAAATACTACAATCTATGACATTTCAGAGAAGCCAGCTGAAGGCTTCgaaatcttttaattaaaaaatatagatgcGCAATCGAAGAAACTTACTCCATTAGAGAAAACCTATGAGAGGACAACTGTAAGAACTTGATCTGAACAGTTACTAGTGGAAGTGAACTATATATGAGCTGTATCCTTAACTTATGTCTCAGATGATGATTGATGAGGATGTTGAAGTAACGCAGTTCAAACAAAAGTTTCTctatgttgtttttatttttttaacatttcctTCTTTCAATTAAATTACTTTTGTAAAATGAAAAGGGATGGATCCAAATGAAGCGCTTTCCAGACCAACttctttaaaacattaaaatctaTAAAACTATTAAAGTAATTAAACAGGAAGTACATCACCCTCATCAAATAAATAACTTTCCCATGGACTATTCCCAAATTTGtattcagtttctaattttctctAGGCAGCATATACCCAGAAAAGTGACCTCTCACGTTTCACAGGAAGTAGCAACATCTATCAAACAAATAATAGGTGAATTCCAAACTATATTTTCCTTGGGTTGCTTGTCTCAATAACCATGCACAACAAGAAGGCCCCCTGATGAAATGTCTGTACCATgattcatgaaaaaaaagaaaaagaaaataaaagtcataTTATAATGCTATGATGCATTAACTCCATCAGCATAAGGTCAAATctgaaatttattattgaaacaGCAAGAAGTTTTCATCATTATAGATAAATAACAACTAACAAGGCAGGGAGAGGCAAATTTACCTGAGCTCTACCTTTCCTGGTCGCTATATGCAACGCGGTGTTGCCCTTATTATCAACTATGTTTACCGACAAAGGATCTGCCTTAATCAACTCCCCCACCACCTCACTACTCTGTCCCTTCACTGCCATGTGTAGTGCAGTCTGCCCCTTCTTATCAGTCCGTTTGGTAATCCCAGGCTCCTTTTCCAGAAGTGCTTTCACAACCTCCAAATGCCCATTTCGTGCTGCGGAATGCAAGGCAGTCTTCTGATTGCTTCTAGCAATGGTTGCCAGGCTACTTCCTGCCTCCAACAAAAAATTCACTATCTCAATGTGCCCCTGTGTTGCGGCAGTGTGCAAAGCCGTGGTGTTTGATCCATCCACGGTCATAGACAATTCTGGATGGACCTCCATTAAGACCTTCAATATCTCTGCAACAAGGCAAAATAGAACTCAAATTCCCTCCTGAAAAACAAAATCCACAAAGAGAAAGCAGACAGAGAATTCTTTTAAGTGACTACATACCCAAGTCCCCTTGTTTTGCAGCAATGTGCAATGCATCAAAGCCATTTCTTGCTTTAATGCCAGCATCAGCAAGATCATAATACTTGATCATCTCCCTAACCAAATCAACATAACCATATTCTGCTGCAACATAAAGGGCTGTCTCACCAGCTTGATTTTGCTTTTCCAACAATTCCTTCAATTCAGCCTCTCCGGTGCCACTAAAGATTTCTGTTACAGCAGTAAGATTCCCTTCTCTTGCCGCAGTATGCAAAGGCGTATCGTCACGTTTTCCAGTCAACTGTTTTGTCATCTTCTTCCGAGGCAGGCTTGTCTGCCCTGCTTGTGGCTGCTCAGCTGGTGTCTCCATTGGATTCAGTGATTGAAAATCCTTAAATCCCTCTCCTCAGCTAGCTCCAATCAATACTTCATAACTTATTCATCTGCCCAGCAAAAACCCAGATAAAAAATCACACTCTTAATCCAAAATAACCAATATTTCCTCAAAGcaactcaaagaaaaaaaaaccatttgaatttttctggaattctttctttttttgggggtaacCATCCCAAATCAGTGTCCTGATCACAAAATAATCCAGGTTTTAATCTTTCTGACATGAATGCAAGTTGCTCTGCCCATGAACCCACCCCATTATCCATTTATGTCAAACGATTAATGAATCTCCAGCAAACCAATCAcacttttgaaaaatgaaaaaaaataaataaataaaatccaccCCACTTAAGTACAATGAACAAAGTTTTGGTTTTCGGTTTTCCTTTTCTCTATCTACAACAAGATCAAACTAAGAAAGAGAGGTGAAACCATAAAAGAATGAACATGAGCATTTTATTACCTGTGGTTTGAAGAAAGGAGCTCTATAATTGGTCTCCTCCATCTAACACCAATGAACCCAATATAATTGAGAGGAGCAGATTCTGGACAATCATCATGGGATCAACATAACACCCTGTAATGGATATTTAGGATTTCCATTAATGATAAAACATTTAGAGTGGTCCTCTTATATTGGAGGATGAAGAAAGTGCAAGAAAGGAATAACAGCAACAATATTAGTATAGGGCTATTATAGGCTTAAGATACATGAAATGCACATGTATGCAACCGGGCATTgcacccacttttttttttcttttttttttaatgtgagccttaatcaaaacccaaaggcCAGAGCTTATACACGAAGTCACGAACCACTCAAGAGGAAGGGCCTTTTGTAAAGGTGGTGATGATGACAACGTTGGCtggagaaaatgaaaatgtgcgaaatcaaaaattataaaggaaaaaaaaaaaaaaaaaaggcaaaagagAGCCAAAACCAGAGGTGGTGGCCCTTGAGAAACAACGGTAATAACAGCACCACGCGCGCTTGTATCTCCAAAGTCGCAAGTGTCATTCTTTCGCTGGACCAAAACAGTTTATTAGTTgactctctgtctctgtctctctctctctcttcattctgagatatatatatatatattttttttctttcttattttatgTGTAGTTTTGTCTGGAGCCCAAGTTAAATGTGTTAatcaatttaaattcaaaaaagaaacttTTCAATGATACATATAAGTTCTTCTACAATTACAACCTTTGAGCCAcgatcttcttaaaaaaaaaaaaacttttgtgcAGCAATCATTTTCATAGACAATTGATTTTATATaagtttactatttttttctccatCATTTACACTCACTTACATCGTCATAGTGGCACAAAAATTAAGTCCACAAACATTCTCATATGAAATGGATCTATCATATGATTTACTGTATATCATCTTCTCgtataaaattaataaacaaataattgcATCGACTTATTCTTTACATAACTCaaaacatatattaaaataaataaatactccaTCAACTTATTCTTTGCATCAAATATCTTttaattcaactttttttttaattcaacttaatttcaataaatactCTTCAAACATattagataaatattttttattaaataaattagagaTTACAcagttaaataataataatattttgaaaattatgaaacatgaaaattttaattaattttataatttaaataataaacatCACTTTGCATGCCTAAATATATAcaagtcaataaaaaaaatataataataataataacaactaaaataattttttaataaatgataaCTGCAGTAAAGATCTCTAAATTTTAATCACAAAAcccacaattttattttatttttctttgaaaaataaaaaaaaataaaaatatagtgtCTCTATCTCTAATTTTCCAAATGCaaattagaaataatttttttacaaaataaagaaatctttatgaataatatttatttatattatttttagaaatacacAGATTgaatttacttttgtttaatgagttatatatatgatataaaaGTTGTGGGGGCTCAAGGACCGAAGATGAAGATCAAGGAGTGAAAGAGATTGTACTTAGGATGAGGGCCGAGGACTCGAGGATCCAAGGACAGGAAGACGTGGTTGCATGGAGAAGTGCAAAGGGCAGACTGGTGATATATGACAAAGAGAGCGAAAATATCGGGTTTGATGGTAGATAGTTTATGAtctccgcattgaatgctctatatCTAgtttcctggccgcatta
This region includes:
- the LOC142608276 gene encoding ankyrin repeat-containing protein At5g02620; the encoded protein is METPAEQPQAGQTSLPRKKMTKQLTGKRDDTPLHTAAREGNLTAVTEIFSGTGEAELKELLEKQNQAGETALYVAAEYGYVDLVREMIKYYDLADAGIKARNGFDALHIAAKQGDLEILKVLMEVHPELSMTVDGSNTTALHTAATQGHIEIVNFLLEAGSSLATIARSNQKTALHSAARNGHLEVVKALLEKEPGITKRTDKKGQTALHMAVKGQSSEVVGELIKADPLSVNIVDNKGNTALHIATRKGRAQIVKMLLEHNETDTKAVNRTGETATDTAEKTGQADVAALLQDYGVQSAKNLRPQAPSTARELKQTVSDIKHEVHDQLDQTRQTRKRVRGIAQRINKMHTEGLNNAINSTTVVAVLIATVAFAAIFTVPGQYVDDPENIPPGVSLGEANIAPQVPFIIFIIFDSIALFISLAVVVVQTSVVVIESKAKKQMMAVINKLMWLACALVSVAFLALSFVVVGESERWLAIGVTIIGTTIMATTLGTMCYWVIRHRIEASNMRNIRRRSSLGSGSRSLSLSVMSDSEIINSEYKKMYAI